One Candidatus Polarisedimenticolia bacterium DNA window includes the following coding sequences:
- a CDS encoding EAL domain-containing protein, which translates to MATGSGDESFDILLIEDNAADTLLVTQALSAGRLKIKAHSVRQSFEALSFLRSEEPYADFPRPDLILLDLASTNMHGQDLIGEIKSDSELRRIPLVVLTTSRTREDVQRCYDQGANCCIVRPPDWTEFERSLAKTLDFWLSQATLPSERFWARQPESARILLIEDNPADVRWVKEMLRDGNGDGAGFVVTVAATLQAGTEQMSTEKFDAVLLDLTLPDGKGLECLGRVSAQASRVPILVLTGNKEDAEAKSAMRQGAQDFLVKGQCDGTALKHALQNAIDRSGWRNYTDQIAHHDNLTRLPNRALFQDRLRMALEQARRNNKALAVLYLDLDRFKTINDTLGHAVGDLLLECVAKRLKAAVRASDTVARVGGDEFTLLLPDITALERVFVVGDKILSAVRAPYLIGPHQVHTSASIGASLYPGDGEDAETLIKNADAALNRAKQQGRNVLEFHSRPGGGRFTGRGALAEGLREAIEKRQFLLHYQPTIDTLGKVVGMEALVRWRHPEWGLLYPLQFIPIAEDTGMILDIGEWVLTSACTDRRSWHNGNGTKIPRVSINLSNRQLYQGRFLVDSLARALSEYRLDPTCLEVEVTENALAQDENVAMQTLQEVKDLGISIALDDYGTGYSSLARLKRFPIHSVKIDRSFIHNVAAGSDEATLVTAMIAVGHGLKLHVTAEGVETGDQMSFLVDKGIDEMQGHYIGKPVPAGDCQGLLDAGPIRSS; encoded by the coding sequence ATGGCCACGGGATCCGGCGACGAGTCCTTCGACATCCTCCTGATCGAGGACAACGCTGCCGACACGCTCCTGGTCACGCAGGCGCTCAGCGCAGGCCGGCTGAAGATCAAGGCGCACAGCGTGCGCCAATCCTTCGAGGCGCTCTCCTTTCTAAGGTCCGAAGAGCCGTACGCGGACTTCCCGCGGCCGGATCTCATCCTCCTCGACCTGGCCTCCACGAACATGCACGGACAGGACCTCATCGGCGAAATCAAATCGGACTCCGAGCTGCGGCGCATCCCGTTGGTTGTCCTGACCACGTCACGGACCCGTGAGGACGTCCAGAGGTGCTACGACCAGGGGGCGAACTGCTGCATCGTCCGGCCGCCCGATTGGACCGAGTTCGAGCGCTCCCTCGCAAAGACCCTGGATTTCTGGCTGTCGCAGGCCACGCTGCCGAGCGAGAGGTTCTGGGCCCGGCAGCCTGAATCGGCCCGTATCTTGCTAATCGAGGACAATCCGGCCGACGTGCGCTGGGTGAAGGAGATGCTCAGAGACGGAAACGGGGACGGCGCCGGGTTCGTCGTGACCGTTGCGGCGACCCTTCAGGCTGGCACGGAGCAGATGAGCACCGAGAAATTCGACGCCGTCCTTCTCGACCTGACGTTGCCGGACGGGAAGGGCTTGGAGTGTCTCGGGAGGGTCAGCGCCCAGGCGTCCCGCGTCCCGATCCTGGTGCTGACCGGGAACAAGGAGGACGCCGAGGCCAAGAGCGCCATGCGACAGGGGGCCCAGGACTTTCTCGTCAAGGGACAGTGCGACGGGACGGCGCTCAAGCACGCCCTGCAGAACGCCATCGATCGCTCAGGCTGGCGCAACTACACGGACCAGATCGCCCATCACGACAACCTCACGCGGTTGCCGAACCGCGCCCTGTTCCAGGACCGGCTCCGCATGGCGCTGGAGCAGGCGCGTCGCAACAACAAGGCGCTGGCGGTGCTGTACCTGGATCTCGACCGGTTCAAGACGATCAACGACACGCTCGGTCACGCGGTCGGTGATCTGCTGCTGGAGTGCGTGGCCAAGCGGCTAAAGGCCGCGGTGCGCGCCAGCGACACGGTGGCGCGGGTCGGCGGCGACGAATTCACCCTCCTGCTACCCGACATCACCGCCCTCGAGCGGGTATTCGTGGTCGGCGACAAGATCCTCTCCGCGGTGCGCGCCCCTTACCTGATCGGTCCCCACCAGGTCCACACCTCGGCGAGCATCGGCGCGAGCCTCTATCCCGGAGACGGCGAAGACGCCGAGACCCTCATCAAGAATGCCGACGCGGCCCTGAACCGGGCCAAGCAGCAGGGGCGCAACGTCCTCGAGTTCCATTCGCGCCCGGGAGGGGGCCGGTTCACCGGCCGCGGCGCCCTCGCGGAGGGGTTGCGCGAAGCCATCGAGAAACGCCAGTTCCTCCTGCACTACCAGCCGACCATCGATACGCTCGGCAAGGTGGTCGGCATGGAGGCCCTGGTACGCTGGCGCCATCCCGAGTGGGGGCTCCTCTATCCCCTGCAGTTTATCCCGATCGCGGAGGACACCGGGATGATCCTCGACATCGGCGAGTGGGTCCTGACGTCCGCCTGCACCGATCGGAGGTCCTGGCACAACGGGAACGGCACCAAGATCCCGCGCGTCAGCATCAACCTGTCGAATCGCCAGCTGTACCAGGGCCGCTTCCTGGTGGATTCGCTGGCGCGCGCCCTCTCCGAATACCGCCTCGATCCCACCTGCCTCGAGGTCGAGGTCACCGAGAACGCGCTGGCCCAGGACGAGAACGTCGCCATGCAGACGCTGCAGGAGGTGAAGGACCTGGGGATCTCGATCGCCCTTGACGACTACGGCACCGGCTACTCGTCTCTGGCCCGCTTGAAGCGCTTCCCGATCCACAGCGTCAAGATCGACCGCTCGTTCATCCACAACGTCGCGGCCGGCAGCGACGAGGCGACCCTGGTGACCGCGATGATCGCGGTGGGACACGGCTTGAAGCTGCACGTCACCGCCGAGGGGGTCGAGACCGGCGATCAGATGAGCTTTCTGGTGGACAAGGGGATCGACGAGATGCAGGGGCACTACATCGGCAAGCCGGTCCCCGCCGGCGATTGCCAGGGCCTCCTCGACGCGGGACCCATCCGGTCTTCCTGA
- a CDS encoding cation:proton antiporter yields the protein MNPTVDLIGLLVVLLAIACAVLFLLTRLRLPPVVGYLVSGVLLGPHGLRIISGSDAVSSLAEMGVLLLMFTLGLEFDTGSFRRYRDVVLGGGSLQILLTLVCAMGAGAILGWPLRTAIFLGCIMALSSTAVVLRSLMQNGLMDTLPGRLTTGILILQDLSIVPMMILLPIGGGSPSAVAVDVASALGRAAFLLGATFVLSQYVMPRLLQLIASARSPELLLLSTLTICFGMAWLSHGLGVSFALGAFLAGLILGGSEYAQQMTADLAPFREVLSGFFFVAMGMLLDTGFALTNWPSVVVVLVIILIAKTGITAAAVGGFGYPLPVALQVGINLAQIGEFSFMLALMGVQQGLISRDFYQVTIAASVISMILAPVANRLSASIASAMARATGGMLPDWGRKDRLAEQEEGSTLPEQASLVILGYGTVGRTLGEVLMTNKVPFVGLEIDPSLVRQARRAGHPVRYGDCGSEEMLRRAGVATARTLVVTLPDHVLARAVIRMARRLNPEVHILARGRRGLEDDDLYREGADEVVHEAFEVGIEFLARILRRLNFPKQAVERQLGRLRGGRYEVFRREDFEPLPLGDVRRSLDTLRVEFLEIPPGSPLAGKTLRDAGVREATGALILAVMRDGRVFPSPEAWFVLQEKDTILVSGAGEQVAEVEGLLGART from the coding sequence GTGAACCCCACGGTGGACCTGATCGGCCTGCTGGTCGTCCTGCTGGCGATCGCCTGCGCGGTCCTCTTCCTGCTGACGCGGCTGCGCCTGCCTCCCGTGGTCGGCTACCTGGTGTCGGGCGTCCTCCTGGGGCCGCACGGCCTCCGGATCATTTCCGGGAGCGACGCGGTCTCGTCCCTGGCCGAGATGGGCGTCCTCCTCCTGATGTTCACCCTCGGCCTGGAGTTCGACACCGGCTCGTTCAGGCGCTACCGTGACGTGGTGCTGGGGGGGGGCAGCCTGCAGATCCTCCTGACGCTCGTGTGCGCCATGGGGGCGGGGGCGATCCTCGGCTGGCCTCTGCGGACCGCGATCTTCCTGGGCTGCATCATGGCGCTGAGCAGCACGGCGGTCGTCCTGCGGAGCCTGATGCAGAACGGCCTGATGGACACGCTTCCGGGCCGGCTGACCACGGGCATCCTGATCCTGCAGGACCTGAGCATCGTGCCGATGATGATCCTCCTGCCGATCGGCGGCGGCTCCCCCTCCGCCGTGGCCGTCGACGTGGCCTCGGCGCTGGGACGCGCCGCCTTCCTGCTCGGCGCGACGTTCGTCCTCAGCCAGTACGTCATGCCGCGCCTCCTGCAGCTCATCGCCTCGGCGCGCAGCCCAGAGCTGCTGCTCCTCTCGACCCTGACCATCTGCTTCGGGATGGCGTGGCTGAGCCACGGCCTCGGCGTGTCGTTCGCCCTCGGCGCGTTCCTCGCCGGGTTGATCCTGGGAGGCAGCGAGTACGCTCAGCAGATGACCGCTGACCTGGCGCCGTTCCGCGAGGTGCTGTCGGGCTTCTTCTTCGTGGCCATGGGGATGCTGCTCGACACGGGGTTCGCGCTGACGAACTGGCCTTCGGTCGTGGTGGTCCTGGTCATCATCCTGATCGCCAAGACGGGGATCACCGCGGCCGCCGTCGGCGGTTTCGGCTACCCGTTGCCGGTCGCGCTTCAAGTCGGGATCAACCTGGCGCAGATCGGCGAGTTCTCCTTCATGCTCGCCCTGATGGGCGTGCAGCAGGGCCTGATCTCGCGCGATTTCTATCAGGTCACCATTGCCGCCTCGGTCATCTCGATGATCCTGGCCCCGGTCGCGAACCGTCTGTCCGCCTCGATCGCCTCGGCGATGGCGCGCGCCACCGGCGGGATGCTGCCCGACTGGGGCCGCAAGGATCGGCTGGCGGAGCAGGAGGAGGGGTCCACCCTCCCGGAGCAGGCTTCCCTCGTCATCCTCGGCTACGGCACGGTGGGCCGGACGCTCGGCGAGGTGCTGATGACGAACAAAGTCCCCTTTGTCGGCCTCGAGATCGATCCGTCGCTCGTGCGCCAGGCGCGGCGCGCCGGGCATCCGGTGCGCTACGGCGATTGCGGCAGCGAGGAGATGCTGAGGCGCGCCGGCGTCGCGACGGCGCGCACCCTCGTCGTCACCCTCCCCGACCATGTCCTGGCGCGCGCCGTCATCCGCATGGCGCGGCGGCTCAACCCCGAGGTCCACATCCTGGCCCGCGGACGCCGCGGCCTGGAGGACGACGACCTGTACAGGGAGGGTGCCGACGAGGTCGTGCACGAGGCGTTCGAGGTCGGGATCGAGTTCCTGGCGCGCATCCTGAGGCGACTGAACTTCCCCAAGCAGGCGGTCGAGCGCCAGCTCGGGAGGCTGCGCGGCGGGCGCTACGAGGTCTTCCGTCGCGAGGACTTCGAGCCCCTGCCGCTCGGCGACGTGCGCCGCAGCCTCGACACCCTGCGCGTCGAGTTCCTGGAGATCCCTCCCGGCTCGCCGCTTGCCGGCAAGACCCTGCGCGACGCCGGCGTGCGCGAGGCCACAGGCGCCCTCATCCTCGCCGTGATGCGCGACGGGCGCGTCTTCCCCTCCCCGGAAGCCTGGTTCGTCCTGCAGGAGAAGGACACCATCCTCGTGTCCGGCGCCGGCGAGCAGGTGGCCGAGGTGGAGGGCCTCCTCGGGGCGCGGACCTAG